CAGGGAGGGCTTGACGCCGCTGCACTGGGCGACGCTTATTGGTATGATGGACGCGGTGAACGCCCTGATCGCCGCTGGTGCGAAGGTCGACGCACGAACCAGGGATGGCTTGACGCCGCTGCACTACGCCGCGGGCTACGGTCGAGCAGAATTGATAGTCGCCCTTCTCGACTCCGGCGCGAGCGCTGCCGCACGGACCGACAGCGGTGACACCGCGTTCGACTTTGCGCGAATCTACCAGGCCGTCCAGGCGAAGAGATTACGGGCCGATGCTTTGCGGGGAACCGATGCATTGCGGCGGCTGCGCGACGCCACGCCCAAGTGACCAAGCGGGCGGGAAAGGCCGCCGCATGACCGAACAATTGTTGCGGCCCGGTGTTCGGTAACGGTTCG
This DNA window, taken from Deltaproteobacteria bacterium, encodes the following:
- a CDS encoding ankyrin repeat domain-containing protein, whose protein sequence is MKTLIAAGAKVDARTDYGATPLYYAARPKSFAEIPLREATILKAKDTVNALITAGAKVDARTGRTGNDGLTPLLRTVWVPYTGRAEELKALGITAKALIAAGAKVDARDREGLTPLHWATLIGMMDAVNALIAAGAKVDARTRDGLTPLHYAAGYGRAELIVALLDSGASAAARTDSGDTAFDFARIYQAVQAKRLRADALRGTDALRRLRDATPK